The genomic stretch TTGCGCGAGCTTTTCCGCCCGGTTCACCGTGGCGTGTGGCGGCAAGTGCTGGTACACCGGGTTACCTGGCAGCGCCGGGCGCCCGTCCCAGACCTGACCCAGCAGGTCCATGTCAGTCACCAGCCGCGCTCCACGCGCCTTCAGCCGCTCACCCAGTTGGCGCGCCGAAGCCAGGGCCATGACCGCGCCATCCACTGCCACGCGACCGTTGCGCTCGACGTTTTCGCCCAACCATTCCAGCGCCCCGGGTTTGCCCGGCAACAGTTTCATCAGTTCGATGCCGCTGCCCTCCAGCTCGTGAGCCGCCTGCTCCCAGTACCGGCTATCGACCCACAGGCCGGCAAACCCGGGGGTGACCACCAACGTACCGACCGAGCCCTGAAACCCCGAAAGCCACTGACGCCCCTGCCAGTAACCGGGCAGGTATTCGGAAAGATGGGGATCGGCAGAGGGTACCAGCAAGGCATCGATGCCCTCTGCCGCCATGGCTTGGCGCACGTGCACCAGTCGCTGCGGCACGCTTTGCTCAAGGGTGGTCTGGACGTTCATGCACTCTCCTGCGGCTTCATAACGGTTAATCCAATAGACCGATAATGGAACAGCCGCCAGAGCGCTGCAATCGCGACGACCAAGATACGGCATGCATTGCCCGCCACGCCCTGTGCCAATAGGAAGCTGCCTACAACAGGACCAGAACCATCGATCAAGTTCCGCTGAACTTCCCCCAGGCATCGGCTTCACACACAGTACATTCATTGCACACAGGCAAATGATCATGCCCAGTGCCATCGAACCGAAAGCCGGGGTGGTGTTGCTTGACGCCCGCGACCATACGCCCGAACACGAGCACGGCGTTCATCTCAAGCTTGCCGATGGCCTGGCCCGTTTGCTGGGATGCCCACATATACATCCCATGCAGCAGCCAGACGCCGCCGAAGCCTACTATTATCTTCCCACCGAGACCCTGATCGACCCCAGGCGATATACCGCCTTGGGTATTCGCAGCGAACAGGACCTGTTTGGCGGTATGGTGCCGTTCCCCTACATGGCGACCAAGGCAATCTCTCACCCGCTGCCAGCAGAGGCCAGCTTCCCGCCGGGCTGGACCAACGACTTTGCCCGACAGGCCAGCGACGCCCTGCTGCGCGGCTACACCGTGTTCAGCAAAGCCGACGCTCACGCTGCCGCACATTTGCTGCTGCTCGATGGCCCACTGAGGGTCAAGCCGGTACTGGCTTGCGCAGGACGCGGGCAACAGGTCATCACCACTGCAGACGCCCTGGAGCCTCTGCTGGTCGGTATGGATGATCAAGCGTTGGCGCTGTGGGGTCTGGTGCTCGAAGAAGACCTGCGCGACGTGCAAACATTCAGCGTCGGCCAGGTGCGCGTCGCCGACCTGACCTGCAGCTACCACGGCACCCAGCAACTGACACGCGACCATCAGGGCACAGAGGTCTACGGCGGTTCTGACCTGGTGGTGGTACGTGGCGACTATCAGGCGCTGCTACAGCTTCCACTGGAAGACCACCTTCGCCTTGCCATCAACCAGGCCATGGTTTACGAACAAGCCGCCGAGCAACACTTCCCGGGCTTTTTCGCCTCACGTCGCAACTATGATATCGCCCGCGGCATCAGCCCTTCAGGCCACCTGCGCAGCGGGGTACTCGAACAATCCTGGCGCCTGGGCGGTGCTAGCAGCGCAGAACTGTTGGCCCTGCAGGCGTTTGCCGATGACCCGGCATTGCAACGGGTGCGTGCCTCCACCCACGAAGTATTCGGCAACCCCGACTTGCCCTCTGACGCCACCCTCTTTTACCAAGGAAACGACAGTGAACTCGGACAACTCAGTAAATTTGCGCGGATTCGTGAACATGGCCATTCAGAGTGAAACCGTTGAGCTGCAGGTCGAGAATGACCGCATTGCCGGCACCTTGGTCAGCCCGGGCACCAAGATGCCGGGCATTCTCTTCGTACACGGCTGGGGTGGCAGCCAACAACGTGACCTGGCGCGCGCCCGGCATATCACAGGACTGGGATGCGTGTGCATGACCTTCGACCTGCGCGGTCACGAAAAGACCGAAAGCCAGCGCCTCACGGTTACCCGTGAACAGAACCTGCAGGACCTGCTAGTGGCTTACGATCGACTGGTCAGCCACCCGGCGGTCGACAGCAGTGCCATCGCCATTATCGGCAGCAGTTATGGCGGTTACCTGGCGACTCTGCTGACCCGCGAACGGCCGGTCAGATGGCTGGCTCTGCGGGTACCCGCCATGTACTGGGACGACGAATGGGGCAACCCGAAACAAACCCTTGACCGTCAACGCCTGAATGCCTATCGCCGGCGCCCCCTGGGCCCGGCCGACAACCGCGCACTGGCAGCGTGCGCCGAATTCGGCGGGGATGTGCTGCTAGTAGAGTCCGAGCAGGATGACTACGTGCCGCACACTACATTGATGAGCTACCGCTCGGCATTTATCAATGCCCACTCGCTCACTCATCGCATCGTCGACGGAGCCGATCATGCACTGTCCAGCGAAGAGAGCCAGAAAGCCTACAGCTCGATCCTGGCGGCATGGATCAGCGAAATGGTCATCGGCGCCCGCCTGGATCGCTACCCGCACTACGCACCTTGGTATGCCTGATGCCCGCCCACCTGGCAATGCAGGACGCCATCGTCACCGCGCACCAGGCTGCGCAGGGCCTGGTAGGCGGCGAAGTTGATGCTTCGGGCCTGATGCTTGCCCAGCAGGTCAAGAAACGACGCCTCGACGAAGTGCACGGCTGCCGCAGCCCAGGCCTGGCGTGACTGCCATTGCAGGTATTGCAACACCCGGCTGCCATCGTCGCTGGCCTGGATACTCACACCCTGCAGCCCTTCGCAACGCGCAGCCAGCGCCTCACTACGCACCACCAGGGCGTGGGCCAATGCCTGCTGGCACATGCTGGGCACTTCGTATTCGATCATCTGGGTGAACCACAAGGCATGAGGTTTTGCCAACATCGACAGTCTCCTGGCTACGGACGCATGCAGCGCGATGCCGTGCAGGGTAAAACCTCAAGTAAAGTCAAGGTCAAGTGGTTTCTACATACCCTGACCGGACACCGCAAACCGTCGCCGATAATCACTCGGGGTAAGGCCGGTGACACGCTGGAACACCTTGCGAAACGCACCCGGGTCCTGGTAGCCGACACCCCACGCGATCTGTTCGACGTTGCGCCGGGTGAACTCCAGCAAACGGCACGCCCGACCTACCCTCACCTGCTGGCAATACTCGGTCGGGCGCAGCCCGGTAGCTGCACGAAAGCGCCGCAAGAAAGTGCGCTCCTCCAGCCCCGCGCAGGCAGCCATTGTGCTCAGGTCGGCATCCTGCCCGCCATTGCCCTGCAACCAGTGCTGCACCTTCAACACGGCCTCGTCGCCGTGGTCTAGGCGCGGGCTGAAGACAACTCCGGGCAGCGGCGCCGCGACCGGATCGACCGCCAGATAGCGGGCGGTCTCCTGTGCCACCGTTGCCCCCACAAAGCGCTCCAGCAGACGCAAGCCCAAGTCAGTCCAGGCCATCAACCCCGCCGAGGTCACGATGTCGCCGTCATCCAGCAATGGCTGCTGGGCCTCTACCCGCACCTTGGGGAAGCGCTGGGCAAGCGCATGCACATAGTTCCAGTGCGTGCAGGCCGGGCGCCCATCGAGCAAACCGCTGGCAGCAATGAAAAATACCCCGATACATACCGACGCCAGCACCGTACCACGCCCGTGCATCAGACACAGCGACGCACGGTGACGCTCCAGCAACTCAGCTTGCGGAGCCGACTCCAGGCTTGGCGGAATGATCAGTACGCGCAAGCCCGATGCGGCGACAGCAGAGCTATCCGATGCTGGCAACAACTGCCCTGCCTCATCTGCCTGCCAGCAACTGACCCGAATGTGCGGCAGCTCGACGGCCCCCAGTTCGGCCGCAACCCGGTTGGCCACCAGGAACAGGTCGGCCAGGCCATGCACAGCGGCGCGCTGGACGCCGGGGTACAGCAGCAAGCCGATATCGAGGTTGGCTGAGGTGTCAGTTTTTGCCCGCATAGTGTCGTTCGCGCCAATCCTCAGGTAAGTGAACACAGCCTATAACTAACGTCTCTCGACGACTACTGCCACAGGAGGCAGCATGAACAAGCAGGCACTGATCATCATCGACATCCAGAACGACTACTTCCCGGGCGGCAAATGGACCCTCGATGGCGCCGACCAGGCGGCCGACAACGCTGCCCGCTTACTGGCAGCAGCACGCCAGCGCGGCGATCTGGTGGTGCATGTGCGGCATGAGTTCGACACTGCCGATGCACCATTCTTTACCCCCGGTTCGCAAGGCGCGGCCATCCACGCCAAGGTCGAGCCATTACCGGGGGAGCCCGTGGTGCTCAAGCACAAGGTCAATGCCTTCCTCGGCACCGATCTCGAGCACACGCTGGACCGGCATGGCGTCGAGGCGCTGACCATCGTCGGCAGCATGAGCCACATGTGCATTGACGCCGCCACCCGGGCTGCGGCCGACCTGGGCTATCAAGTGACCGTGGCGCACGATGCCTGCGCAACCCTGCCACTGGCGTTCGACGGCAAACAGGTGCCGGCGGCTCATGTGCATGACTCGGCGATGGCGGCGTTGGCGTTTGCCTATGCCAATGTGGTGAAGACCGATGAGCTGCTGAAAAACTGATCGGCTTGAGACCTGTTGAGGCTGCACAGCAGCCCCAACACCTGCACACTCAAATCACCACATTGCGCACAAACCGCACAGCCGTCACGCCATCGTTGCGGTAGGCATACCGGCAATTGCTGGGGAACACATGGAACCGCCCCGCCTGCAAGCGATGCTCGATATCTTCGATGATCAGCGTCAGTTGCCCATCGACCACATAAATCTGCTCACTCCATCCTTCGGCATCGGCCTCACTGCAATAGCACTCCCCCGGTGCCAGGGTCCACTCCCAAAGTTCCACCTCGCGCCTTGCCGGGCTGGTGCCCAGCAACACCGCTCTGCTCTGGGGGTGTTCGCCAGCCCAGGCCAGCTCTTCAATGCGCCCGGGGTCGCGCAGGTCTGGCGCCTGGATCAAAGTACTGAAGGCCACGCCCAAGGCTTCGGCAATCCGGTCCAATGTGGTCAGGCTGACATTCTTCTCGCCCGCCTCGATCGCGACCAGCATGCGCCGGCTGACCCCTGAACGCTCGGCGAGCGCCGCCTGACTCAAGCCGGCGGCGTTGCGCAGACTGCGCACATTGAGGCTGACATGTTGCAGCACCGATGCCCGGTGCGAAGAATCCTTGTGCACTATATTGCTCACTGATCAAGATTGCGCAGTATACTGCCCACTTTTGCGGCGATTGTGCGCCGCCCTTTCCGAGTGTGCAAGACCATGAACCAGCCCAGCAGCAAGCCTACCCCTGCCGTCACCTTCCGCCTGAGCAAGGCCGAACTGGTGCTGGTATTCATCACCATGTTGTGGGGCGGCACTTTCCTGCTGGTGCATAACGTGATGACCGTCAGCGGCCCGATGTTCTTCGTCGGCCTGCGCTTTGCAGCAGCCGCGCTGTTCGTTGGCGTGGTCTCGGCGCGAGCGCTGCCCGGCCTGACCTTCACCGAGCTGAAGGCCGGCATGCTGATCGGCGTGTCGATCATGCTCGGCTATGGCCTGCAGACCATGGGCCTGCAAACCATCAGCAGCAGCCAGTCAGCGTTCATCACTGCGTTGTACGTGCCGTTTGTGCCGCTGCTGCAGTGGCTGGTGCTGGGCCGGCGGCCCGGCCTGATGCCCAGCATGGGTATCTGCCTTGCATTCATCGGTCTGATGCTGCTGGCCGGCCCGGAAGGCGGCAGTCTGCGTTTCAGCGAGGGCGAACTGGTCACCTTGGTCAGCGCCGTGGCCATCGCCGGTGAAATCATCCTGATCAGCCGCTACGCCGGCCAGGTCGATGTGCGCCGGGTGACTGTGGTGCAACTTGCCACCGCATCGCTGCTGGCGTTTCTGATGATCGTGCCGACCCAGGAGCGCATCCCCGACTTTTCCTGGCTTCTGCTGGCCAGCGCAGTCGGCCTGGGCGCAATGAGTGCGGTGATTCAAGTGGCGATGAACTGGGCCCAGAAGTCGGTCTCGCCTACCCGCGCCACGCTCATCTATGCCGGTGAACCGGTGTGGGCCGGCATCGTCGGGCGCCTGGCCGGCGAGCGCCTGCCGGGCGTTGCGCTGCTCGGCGGCCTGCTGATCGTGGTCGCGGTGGTGGTCAGTGAACTCAAGGTGCGGCGCCCTCGCGAAAGCGTCGAAGCACGCGATGTGCAGCATCAAGGCGAACGTCAGGCCGGGCTGTGAAAGGGTCAACAGCGGCTATTCT from Pseudomonas putida encodes the following:
- a CDS encoding DUF3182 family protein, with protein sequence MIMPSAIEPKAGVVLLDARDHTPEHEHGVHLKLADGLARLLGCPHIHPMQQPDAAEAYYYLPTETLIDPRRYTALGIRSEQDLFGGMVPFPYMATKAISHPLPAEASFPPGWTNDFARQASDALLRGYTVFSKADAHAAAHLLLLDGPLRVKPVLACAGRGQQVITTADALEPLLVGMDDQALALWGLVLEEDLRDVQTFSVGQVRVADLTCSYHGTQQLTRDHQGTEVYGGSDLVVVRGDYQALLQLPLEDHLRLAINQAMVYEQAAEQHFPGFFASRRNYDIARGISPSGHLRSGVLEQSWRLGGASSAELLALQAFADDPALQRVRASTHEVFGNPDLPSDATLFYQGNDSELGQLSKFARIREHGHSE
- a CDS encoding alpha/beta fold hydrolase, producing the protein MAIQSETVELQVENDRIAGTLVSPGTKMPGILFVHGWGGSQQRDLARARHITGLGCVCMTFDLRGHEKTESQRLTVTREQNLQDLLVAYDRLVSHPAVDSSAIAIIGSSYGGYLATLLTRERPVRWLALRVPAMYWDDEWGNPKQTLDRQRLNAYRRRPLGPADNRALAACAEFGGDVLLVESEQDDYVPHTTLMSYRSAFINAHSLTHRIVDGADHALSSEESQKAYSSILAAWISEMVIGARLDRYPHYAPWYA
- a CDS encoding antibiotic biosynthesis monooxygenase, producing the protein MLAKPHALWFTQMIEYEVPSMCQQALAHALVVRSEALAARCEGLQGVSIQASDDGSRVLQYLQWQSRQAWAAAAVHFVEASFLDLLGKHQARSINFAAYQALRSLVRGDDGVLHCQVGGHQAYQGA
- a CDS encoding helix-turn-helix domain-containing protein, which gives rise to MRAKTDTSANLDIGLLLYPGVQRAAVHGLADLFLVANRVAAELGAVELPHIRVSCWQADEAGQLLPASDSSAVAASGLRVLIIPPSLESAPQAELLERHRASLCLMHGRGTVLASVCIGVFFIAASGLLDGRPACTHWNYVHALAQRFPKVRVEAQQPLLDDGDIVTSAGLMAWTDLGLRLLERFVGATVAQETARYLAVDPVAAPLPGVVFSPRLDHGDEAVLKVQHWLQGNGGQDADLSTMAACAGLEERTFLRRFRAATGLRPTEYCQQVRVGRACRLLEFTRRNVEQIAWGVGYQDPGAFRKVFQRVTGLTPSDYRRRFAVSGQGM
- a CDS encoding isochorismatase family protein; translation: MNKQALIIIDIQNDYFPGGKWTLDGADQAADNAARLLAAARQRGDLVVHVRHEFDTADAPFFTPGSQGAAIHAKVEPLPGEPVVLKHKVNAFLGTDLEHTLDRHGVEALTIVGSMSHMCIDAATRAAADLGYQVTVAHDACATLPLAFDGKQVPAAHVHDSAMAALAFAYANVVKTDELLKN
- a CDS encoding helix-turn-helix domain-containing protein; the encoded protein is MHKDSSHRASVLQHVSLNVRSLRNAAGLSQAALAERSGVSRRMLVAIEAGEKNVSLTTLDRIAEALGVAFSTLIQAPDLRDPGRIEELAWAGEHPQSRAVLLGTSPARREVELWEWTLAPGECYCSEADAEGWSEQIYVVDGQLTLIIEDIEHRLQAGRFHVFPSNCRYAYRNDGVTAVRFVRNVVI
- a CDS encoding EamA family transporter, with the protein product MNQPSSKPTPAVTFRLSKAELVLVFITMLWGGTFLLVHNVMTVSGPMFFVGLRFAAAALFVGVVSARALPGLTFTELKAGMLIGVSIMLGYGLQTMGLQTISSSQSAFITALYVPFVPLLQWLVLGRRPGLMPSMGICLAFIGLMLLAGPEGGSLRFSEGELVTLVSAVAIAGEIILISRYAGQVDVRRVTVVQLATASLLAFLMIVPTQERIPDFSWLLLASAVGLGAMSAVIQVAMNWAQKSVSPTRATLIYAGEPVWAGIVGRLAGERLPGVALLGGLLIVVAVVVSELKVRRPRESVEARDVQHQGERQAGL